The following nucleotide sequence is from Amia ocellicauda isolate fAmiCal2 chromosome 2, fAmiCal2.hap1, whole genome shotgun sequence.
AGAGAGAACCGTGTGAGAGTGTATCTGTTTCTGTCTTAGTGTCTCATTCTCCTGTTCCTCTCTCACTCCCCCTGCAGGAGCTTTGCGCTGAGGAGAACGGGGAATTGGAGGGGGaccctgagagaggaggaggaggaggagcagcacTAGGCGGGGGGGTGCCAGGCAGCCGCGAGGACCTGAACCCTGACCCGGTGGCGGCCAGGGGGGAGGTGTCGAGCCCGGTGGGGGCGGCGGCGAGAGCGGGGCTGGCGGTCTCTCGAAGACGGCCCTCGGAGACGCTGCCCCGCGGCCAAGTCAAGAGACACCGCGAGGAGTTGCTGCTGCAGGAGGCCGTGAGAGCGTACCGCAGCGCCGCCGCCTCCCTCTCCACCGCGGCCCCGCCGCCGCCGTTGCCCCCCCCCCGCCCTGAGGATGAGGACGACGTGTTCGGGAAGCACGTGGCGAACGAGCTGCGCCTGGTGGGAGACCTGCGGAGCAAGCAGTTCGCCAAGCTGCAGATCCAGAACATCCTGTTCGAGGCGCAGTTCGGCCTGTCCCAGCTGCCACCCTTCGGTCCGGGCGAGGGCCAGGGGCCAGGTTACGGGCTGGGACCCCAGCCAGCCGCCGCCACCTCCCTCTCGTCCCCTGAGGGCCCCTACGACTCTGACTGCCCCCACGAGCCCTCCTGCTTACTCCCCTGCCACTCCtctactcctcctcctcctcccccctcctctcGCAGGGACCCCTCCTCTTGGAAGAGCAgcaaaaacagcagcagcagtggcgGGGCTGGAGCTGGGGCAGGGGGTAGTGAATGGTGCGAGCCACTGGAATGACTGTCCTgcctctcccccctccctctcccttcaaACTCATCCCCCTCTACACCCTTTCCACGGACAGTATTACACCATCCGACTTACTGACTCACCTCAACAGCTCTCTAACTCGCATCCTAGTCttctgtgtcactgtccagTCGTCCCAGTCTCACCGACCCGTCCCCAGTCTTCCCCAGTTTCTCTGTAGTCTGTGGAGAGCCCcgtctctccccctccccccgccCTGGTGTCGTCAGTGTTGgcggtctccagccctggtcctgggggcTTCGCTCACTGATGCAGTTTTGTGTTCAGACTGAGCTATAGTAGCGGTTCAGTTGAGCTCAGAATTAGCCCAGTCTGAGCTTTTTAATGGTTGGATATTTCAGTTCAGTAATTCAGtaagagcttttccagatcggcagagacacacgcacccgggtacacaaatggaaattgggcttcaaggcattcaagatggaaaacaggagacacttcttcacacagagagaacaatctggaacaaactccccagcgaagagacaatttgggaacatttaaaaacagactggataggatccttggatcactcagttattaatggacaccaaacgagcacgatggggtgaatggcctcctctcatttgtaaacttagTTTATGTAATTTGTCTGTTGCAAGTTTTTGCTGTATTAACATCCTGTACACTTGTGTATTGTGTCTTTGGGCCGTGCTGGGAGGTGCTGATTACCCGCGGTGTCCTATCTGCCCTGGCACTGAGGGGAGAGAGCTCCTGAGACTGCTGACTGAGCACGCCAGCACAGCATTCGCACAGATAAGGACCGAGATAAGCAACGCACAGAGAGCTGCGAGCCTCTTGTGTGAAACTGACTCCCTGTAAAGATTACAgagttcacctggtcacagcgaGACTAATCACACAGCGCCAGCCAGACCTGAACCATCTGAACAAACAGCTTCCCTGGAAAAGGCCAACACTAGGTCTCCCATAGGAATGAATATGTTTTATATCTGGGTGCCGCAATGCGATTGGATATGTGTGTCTTCATACGGCCACAGATGTAGTCAACAAAGCAAttaatcaataattaaatactcttcagcatttaaacaaacaattagtaatgtgtgtgtgtgtgtgccatcaGCTCCTTTGTGTAAATCATACAACTGTAATGAAGGACTACTGCGGTGGGGAACCCAGGTGTGGAGTGAAAGGTGGTCAGGAACAGGCTGAGATCAATGCCAGCAAACAGTAATGTCCAGGGTAATCCAGAAGTCGTGGTCGATAAGGCAAGCAGGGGGTCAATGATCAGGTGAACAGGCTGGTAAGGAGAATCTGGGAATCACTGGTCGAGGTACACATGGAGGTCGTAAACAggcaatcaataacaaaaggaaTACTTAGACATGCAACAGGAACAAAGACAAGGCTTAGCAGTGAATGGaagtcacagaggggtttatatgtgtagcagaggggagcagagggcagtgaaggAGAGTGCTGGTCCAGTGGGAGTTTGAGGATgacagaacaagtgcacatgttgccgaggaatgttaagtgactgattgctggggaatgtgtgACAGTCCTCCTTATGAGCGGTTCCTGACGCAACCGGGGCTCCACTTGGTGTTCTTGGAGCCCAGGCAGTACGTAAGGGTGAAATCAAAATGTGTGAAGAAGAGTGCCCAGCGCCGGTCGGGGGTTGAGCTGTTTTGCAGAGCGTATGTACTCCAGGTTGCGGTGCTCAATAAGCACCAGAAAAGGATGATGAGCGCCCTCCAACCAGTGGCACCACTCTTCAAACGCCAGTTTGACAGTCAACAGAACCTGGCGTACATGAGAGACATGAGAGGAGAAGGTAAGGGAGAAGATAAGTATATCAATGTACACAATCGCAAAGAGGTTCATGTACTTTTGCAGGACGTCTTTGACAGATGCCTGGAAAACTGACAGGGCATTGGCCAAACCAAAAGAAATTACAAGATATTTGTAATGTCCACTGCTGGCCAGGAAAGCAGTCTTCCACTCATCCCCCTTCTGTATTCTGATCAAATTGTAAGCACTGCACAGGTCCTGCGCGGACCTGCTCCATGGCAGCCGGCTCCAGAGGGGAGGGGATATCTGTATTTGACAGTGTTGTCATTCAGACCTCAATGCATAGGTTTAGTATTCTggtgatgacctctggtggtgagcttgtgcattgcgggatgtgtgggatacaACAGTGACAACAACCTTAtattggcaaatatatacatcaATTTATAGGCTTGTGGTAAAGAAGTTGTCTACAGGAGCTTGGAAGCTCTGTGTTGTACAAtacaggcctgtgctcaccaaagcaCGACAGATTATATATTCCATAAAGCTGGGCAACAGACCCCAAAAAACTACATGCTGGTGGCAGAAGCATCATCCTCACCTGCAAGACCAACCTGTGCCAGGTCTTCTTCAATGACATGGCCTCCTCCCACATACTGCAGAGAGGAGCCTGGGTCCTATACGAACACATAGACAGAGGAGGGGTGCAGGTGGTGGCCAGAGCTGGTCATGACAACACTGGTTATGGTTGGTTCCATGACCGGCTGTCCCACCTGCACCCTCTGAAGCCGGGGAAGCCGACAGTGAGAGCGGAGATCCTCTGGGACAAGAAGGAAGAGCAGGTGAGGCTCGTCCCCATCGACTCCATGTGCAGCACTTGTCTGACATGCTTTTAGGATGTTGATCTGAAAGTTTGTAAAAGATTAACTAGATTGCTAATCTTCAattcaattatgtttttaatgataATCTAGCGGTTCAGTTGAGCTCAGAATTAGCCCAGTCTGAGCTTTTTAATGGTTGGATATTTCAGTTCAGTAATTCAGtaagagcttttccagatcggcagagacacacgcacccgggtacacaaatggaaattgggcttcagggcattcaagatggaaaacaggagacacttcttcacacagagagaacaatctggaacaaactccccagcgaagagacaatttgggaacatttaaaaacagactggataggatccttggatcactcagttattaatggacaccaaacgagcacgatggggtgaatggcctcctctcatttgtaaacttagTTTATGTAATTTGTCTGTTGCAAGTTTTTGCTGTATTAACATCCTGTACACTTGTGTATTGTGTCT
It contains:
- the LOC136761387 gene encoding uncharacterized protein LOC136761387, which produces MVVLLQSIVTANPRNCCACVRRACAPMRAVSPSAAQLPAPPRPLDGAAGRTEGEVEPGSCDEPAGSCDGGMAAPVDVGVRAEFPWSRQRVLELIRLYETEEVLWNGRSRDYHNKAQRQAALDRLSARLAVPVNEVNKKLMNLRTYYSKELAKVKRSRVRGGGGAPGQVYRSQWPFFHHMDLFLSTQVVPRKTVFQELCAEENGELEGDPERGGGGGAALGGGVPGSREDLNPDPVAARGEVSSPVGAAARAGLAVSRRRPSETLPRGQVKRHREELLLQEAVRAYRSAAASLSTAAPPPPLPPPRPEDEDDVFGKHVANELRLVGDLRSKQFAKLQIQNILFEAQFGLSQLPPFGPGEGQGPGYGLGPQPAAATSLSSPEGPYDSDCPHEPSCLLPCHSSTPPPPPPSSRRDPSSWKSSKNSSSSGGAGAGAGGSEWCEPLE